ATGCCGTTGCTCTGGATTCTGCAGTTTGGGGTAAATGGTCAAATTTTGATTCTGCTGGGAAATCAACATCCACGATCCCTAAGCCCTTTTTTTGACCTGGTTTCCTGGCCTTGTCAGCCTCACGGGTTGCCCTTGCCACCATTTCGGGGAGTCTGTGATAAGTCTGGGGACCAAATACCATATCTACATAGGGAGCTTGGCGTATAATCTCTGACCCTTCTGCTTGAGCCACACACCCGCCAACAGCAATCACCGTGTCCTCGCCCCGTTCTCGGCGTTCTTCACGCTTATCCCGGAGTCTGCCTAAATCTGAAAAGACTTTTTGTTCTGCTTTTTCTCGAATATGACAGGTGTTTAATATCACCATATCAGCATCATCAGGGGTTTCTGTTAATCCATATCCAAGAGGGGCAAGAATATCGGCCATGCGTTCAGAATCATAAACATTCATCTGACAGCCATAAGTTTTTATGTAGAGTTTCTTTTTCTGATGTGTTTCAAGAGACATGAGGTTCAAGTGCCAAGGTTCAGGGTTGTAAAAGATTGGGGGTCAGAATTCAAAAAACAACATAAGTATATTTTCGAATTTCTGACCCCCCGCCTGTAAGGAGTTAACCTGTTCGGGTTAAACTTGCTTTATGCAACTTGTGAGATGTTATCAACGCTCTCAACAACCTTTAATTTCTTGCGACGATGACGTGACATTCCCAAACCGCTTGATTTGGCAATTTCACTACGACGCTTCGCATAGTTTGGTGCAACAACTGGATAATCTGAAGGAAGACCCCAGCGTTCACGATATTGTTCAACAGATAGATTGTATACTGTTTTCAAGTGGCGCTTTAGCATTTGAAGCTTCTTACCATCTTCAAGACAAACAATGTACTCATCTGTAATTGATTTATTAATAGGAACAGCTGGTTTTGGACGTGTTGTTAGCCCGCCTTGGACACCATCTGTGCTTAAATTAGACAGTGTGATGAAAATTTGTTGAATCACGGTTGGTAAATCTGTAAGAGCTACTGTGTTATTAGATGTATGGGCCGCAACAATCTCAGCAGTTAAACTTAGTAGTTCGAGTCGAATAGGTTGGTGTTCTGACATAGTTTGTAAATCCTCTATTTATTATAGTTCAGTCCTTGATTTTATAAATCTAATAGAGAAAAAGAACAAGTCTTTTTTTCATAAACATTAACTTTTTTAAAAAATAGATGGAAACATTAGGCATTCAAAGTACTTAGAACGCATATTAATACATATCTTCTATAAAAATCTCATCTACGAAAGAACAATACCCGCTGTAGATCTCAAGCACCAAAGATTTTAGACTACAGATAGAAGATTCATTTCTGTTTCATTTCCTCCTAGGGTATAGATTGATTCATGATACATCGCTTCAAAAGGAAGCTTCCCAGCCTGAAGACACTCAAGCAGAGCAAATCCTTAAGAAAAATTAAGCATCGAATTGAACGACAAGAATTGTTTCACTTCAATCGGCATGCTGTTGCTGGTGGCGTCGCGATTGGGTTGCTTATTAACTTTCTCCCCTTACCCTTTCAAATGTTTTGGGCAGCCCTTCTTGCCGTTTTCTTTTCGGTAAATCTGCCCATCGCTGTCGCGTTGACTTGGATCAATAATCCTTTCACGGCTATTGCCATCAATTACTTTATGTATAAAGTGGGCTTAATGATCTTATCCCAGCCCTCTCAAATCAATTCTTATCCTACATTTTCATGGCAACAAGAAACCTTCTCCGCTTTCTTCAAAGACTTGATGATCTGGGTAGGTTCCCTTGGAAAACCCTATTTTGTTGGTGTTATGGTGGTATCTATTGGAGCAGCCTTACTGGGTTATTGCCTCACCCATATTCTTTGGGGGCTTAAGTCTATCGTCACCACAAAGAAAGTAAAACGTAAGGCATTTGCCTCAAATAAAAGAAGGTAGCCCACGAGAAAAAAGGTTCTTTAATTTCTTTAGTTCCCTTTACGGGGGGTTTCAGTTTTGCCTTCATTATTTGGTCCGTTGAAGGTCTTCGACTTGCTTAGTGAGTGTTTGCACCTTGATATTTGTATCCTTCAAATCACGCTTGAGCTGCGCTAGCTCCCGCTGGAGGTGATTAATTTCCTGATGGAGGGGTGTAAATTCTTCTAAATAGATATAGTCTGCGATCTCATTGAGTATGGAGCTAAATTTTTTAATAGGTACATGCAAATACTCTGAAAGTTTTGCATCAAACTCCTTTATTTTCTCATCTAAATATATTTCGCTGTGTTTTGGTTTCTCAATCATTGGAGCTGAGGCGTAGACGTGAGTGTTCAAAACCAACATTGACAACACAAAGCAGAGTTTCTTGACCACTTGGTTCTCCCAATATCATTGATTGATCCCTTGTCTTTGATTATATGGGGGAACTTATTAATTATTCATTTATGTAAGCGAGCACAGCAGCATCAACAGAGGTATGATCTGCGCGTTGATAATAATTTCGACGTGTTCCCACGGTGGTAAACTTAAGGGATTTGTACAAAGCTATCGCCGCTTCGTTATCCTGGGCAACTTCTAAGAAGATCTTCTGAACCCCGACAGACGTTAAAAAGCCGACCAATTCTTTCAATAAATGCTTTCCGACCCCTCCTCTTTGAGAAGATGGGCAAACAGCAAATGTGAGGATCTCCCCCTCTTCGCCTAAACCTCTTGCCAAAATGAATCCAACCGGGGTGTGGTTAGGAGCCATAGCCATCCATCCGCAGGTCGTTTTCTCTTTCAAAAGCTGATCGAAGGTTGCGCGGTCCCAAGCATCCGGAAAGCAGGTGGCATGAATCGCTTCTAATTTGCCACCATCTTCTGTCGATAAAGGAACTATAGAGAACATAGCTTTTGCATCACAAATTCAGGATTATGTAAATAATAAGGAGCAAGAAGTGCTGGCAACTCTTTCGTTATACATAATGTCGGATCTTGACTTGTGGTCAGCTTATGCAAATAAAGATGAATCAAATTATGTGAACTCAACGTCGGAAGGGAGATAATTCGTTGCATATCCCTCTTTGTGGCCAATAGCTCTTGAACCTCTTCTTCTGTCTTTATGATAGCAGGAAATAGAGGATTCAACATTTCATCAAACCCTTGCACATAAAAGGTATCCCGCTTTGTGGCGATCGTAACAAGATAAGACGCAAGTTGCTCCCTCCAGGCCCCAAAGGCAAGTATCTCAAAAGTTGTCGGGGCAAAACTTGTGGCTTTCGTGGATAAGAGCAAGCCTTGCGCCGTTGCAAGCCCGAGGCGAATGCCTGTAAATGATCCTGGCCCTCTGGGCGTTGCAACCACATCAAGCTGTTGAAAATCGATGGATGCTTGGTTTAGCAAATCTTTCATAGAAGGCAACAATTGCGCCGCTTGACTGTGGGAGCCTGTTCCAAAAGGCAAAGAAAGACTGCGCATAGTCCCACGCGCCCAAACGGATAAGGACGCCTCATCCCCAGATGTATCAAAGGCGAGGATATTTATGGATTGATGCCTGTCTTTAAGTGATGTATTCATAAAAGTATATCTAACGCTTTACTATAGGGAGTGACATCATGCCGCAGAATCGCCCACAACCCCATATGGATCCTGACCAAAATTCGCAAGGTCTTATCAGTCCCCTTGTTGAAATTACAGAAGCCTCCCATAATATTCTTCTTGAACTGCGTTATGCAACAGAAAACAACGTTACAGGTAAAAGAATTTACCATGATCACCGCTGTTTTCTTCACAAAGATGCGCTTGTGTTGTTTGAGAGAGCCCTCATCCTTGCCCAACAACAAGGGTTAACCTTCAAGATTTTTGATGCTTATCGCCCGCCAGAGGTGCAACAAGCCTTGTGGGATCATTCACCAGACCCTAATTATGTCACGCCTCCTGAAAAAGGCTCCCCCCACACCCGCGGTATTGCCATCGATCTGAACTTGGTGGATGCTAACGGCCAGGAGCTTGATATGGGAACCCCTTTTGATGACTTTACCATACAATCCCATCATGGCGCGGCCGGCCTGTCCGCGAAAGTCTGTGCCAACCGATATTTACTTCTCGGCATCATGATGAGCGCCGGTTGGGATTTATTTCAAAACGAATGGTGGCATTACCAACTCTTCAAAGCCCGTGAGTATCCGCTGATATAGGGGATGATTGATTCTTTCCCAAGTTAATTCACTTCACTCCTCGCAATGACTTCATTGTTTAATACCCACCTATTATATCTAAAATATTGATTTATTAGATAAGTCTTAACCAATCTTCTATTAAAATATAAAAGATAATTTAATATTTACTAGGAGAATTATGATGAAAAAGACCTCTATTGCTCTATTTTGTTCAACATTTATATTCGCGAATTCTACCAAGGCTGAATATTCACGAGATCTTGCCACAGACGTAGTTCATGGCTGGGGTGCTTTTTGTGCTGAGCTGAACAAAGATTTACCTAATGGTGCAAAAACACCTAACACCATTTATTGTGATTTATCCGATAGCGCTGCGTTGCAACATGGAAAAAATATGCTTTCATCAACGGATGTGTCAGATCTTTATAAAGCTGGATACGGGCAAGCTAGCGGGGTGATCTTTCATAAGAATGCACAGCAGAATCCTTTTAACTGGGTATTTGAGCAATTTGCTGAGAAATTTAAAAACTTACAAAAACAGATTGATGATGGTAAAGCCGAACATAAAAAGCAAATTGAAGTTCTAACGAATAAGATAGAAATGCTTACAACAACAGTTACCAATCTCAATGCAGCTATGAAAGATAATAAGACTCTTCAAACAGCACAAAAATTTGGTGGGAAGAAATAGAGTTCAGTACTCACAGCTGGCTCACTCTAAACTTTTGAAAGGCATGGCTTCCCCGCCATGCCTTTTATCATTCCCTCCGCATTGGCCTTGGGTCCTCAAAATAGTCCTCATACAACCGTTCATCCGCGGCATCGAGGGGAGGCGCATCCTCAATAATGCTGGCCCGGAGGAGGATCACAAGTTCGACAACCTCATCCCCATCCGCTGAAGACGTAAACAATTGACCAATCACCGGCAAATCCCCAGCCACAGGCATTTTTTCAGTCCCATTCGTTGTCCTGGCCTCCATTAATCCACCCAAAACCGCAATCTCCCCTGATTTGAGGCGCAAAACTGAGTCAATTTCACGCACTTCCACCACAGGAATGAGGGAAGGCTTGGGTTGTGGCCCCCCGTATGACTTTGCATTGGCAAAAGCGATTTCAACGGCGGGATCGCTGACCGAATGAGTTAGCCTTGAAATAGTTGGGCGCAAAGACAGGATAATGTCTCCGGCTTCCTGGTCGATGGAGGGCTGCACAGACAGCACAAGCCCAATGGGAACCGTTTGAATATCACTAGATACATTAATACTCTCTCGATTTACGGACAGATTAAGTTGTTTGTCATAGTTTAGGCGAAAATAGACTTGGTTTTGGGCCACTTTTAAAATGGCTGTTTGGTTATTCATCACGGTCAGTCGCGGGCTGGATAAGGTCCGAGACGCCCCAAATTCTTCAATGGCCTTGAGTAGCCCAGAGAAGGTTTTGCCCTGCAAGCCAAAGGATAGCATATCTGTTTGAGCACTTGTGGGGTCCATAAAGCGTCCTCTTTGGGCCAAATCCCCCAGAGCCAAGTCACTGTGGAATGCCCCGCCTGCCAACTTTTGCCAATTGATACCGCATTTATATTGATCCTTCAGGCTCACCTCGATCACTTTGGCTTCGATGAGAACTTGGGAAGAAACACCCGCTCGCAAATTATTTAAGTACTCCGCCACAAGGCGATGTTGACGCCCCGTTCCATAAACCGAAACTACACCCGCTTGCCGATGGAGACTATAGCTTGCGCCCTCTTTTTCGGTCGAATAGGCACTTAAAATCGTTTTTAAATTCGCGTCGAGCTCTGTCCAAAAGTCACTATTTCCTTTTCCTGAGATCGTACTGTTTGAGCCATTATCTGCAGATGACTTGGTGTCCTTGATGCTCGAGAAAACGTCTGTTGCAATTGAAATGCGATTTTCTGCAAGTCGAGCAAGATTCAGAAAATTGAGATTGTAATTCATGGCATAGGGCGTATCGACTTCTATTCGAATCGACGGGCCAGAGATTTTGTACCTCAAATCCGTAACTTCACAGATATCGTCCATAACGTCAATGAAAGGGCGATTGTTTGCGGAGAACTGCAAGCGCTCCGTTACCTTTGAGTCCATCGCCAAGCCAACTTCAGCTTGCCGCGCCAGTTCAACAAAAGCATCTTTTAAGGGGACTTCCTCCGTTATAGTTATGGAGACACGCTTTTTAAAGGCTGGGTGAGGAGCAGGAGCTGGTTTTTTTTTCGGTTTTAAATATGCCCTTGGGGGTGGGCGACTGTTTTCAGGTATACTTTTGAGCGATTGGATATGAGAGCGATCGAGAATTTCATGGGGAGGATCAGAGGTTGTACGGCAAGAGATCAAAGATAAAAGGAGAAGACAGACCAACAAGACTTCTTGGAAGGTATTCTCGAAACCTTGGGACTTTTTCTTCATGTCTACCCCTTGCTTGCCCACATATCGAGTTGTAAATATTCAACCTATGCGAGTGTGAGTTAAGCAAGACTATAAAAAATCCGCCGTTGATAATCAAGGGCGGATTTTGAATACGTATAAGACTTTGTTAAATAAATTTCTTTTTACCTCTCCCAGGTCTCAAGATTTTAGAACCTTCGGTTTGCCATGTTGAAATTCGCTTGTCATTCTGATTAAAAGCTCTCACAGCTTCTAATACAGCACCAGCGAGTACTTCGTCCGACATCTTATTAGCCCCACATCGATTTAATATCGTTGTGATTTGATTTTTTCTTTTTTCTTCAAGCTTTTTTTTGCGGGATTGCAACTTATTAATTTGACTGTCAATTGTTTTAAGACGTTCACTTGTTGCCATTTTTCTTCCTTTCCTAATAAATAAATACGTACAGCTGCATTTTATAATATTGATATAAAAATTTCCGTACAGCTGGATTTTATAATATTCATGGCACAATATTTGTCAAGAAGATAAAATTTTAATCTATTTAAATAAGAGGCGAAATTATTATCAAAGAATGTTAAAATCGGGAAAGAATTTGCAAAACATGCGACACATTCGATAAATAATTGCAAATAATACAAATTATTATATATTTTTGAAAGATTATTGCGAAATGAACAATTTGAAAAAATTTATTGGAACCACCCAATCCCTATTATTGATCATATTACTCTTAGTCAGTATGGGGCTTCCAACATATGCCTCTCTTCACAAAGGCGAATACTTTATCATTCATGAAAAGTATGAAGATGCAATTACAACTCTTGAACCTTTTGCTGCTCAAAACAACCCACATGCTTTATATCTTCTATCTTATATTTATCTTATGCCTTCAAGTCATCATCTAAACTTTCAAAAGGGATTGGCTCTTCTCGAAAAAGCTGTTTCTCTAAATTATGCGCCTGCGATAGACGAACTTGCCGGCCTTTACCTCAGTGGTGAAGGTGTTGAGAAAAATGAGGAGAAAGCTTTACATTATTACTTGAAAGGCGCTGATGCTGGGTATGGGCCTAGCCAATTTAACAGCGGAATTATGTACAAAGAAGGACAAGGAACAGCCACTGATCCTGCAAAAGCTTATTTCTATTTATGCATGGCGTCTCTGAACACTTCAGATTTAGGGGACGTTACCCAAGATGCCGCAAAATACAGGGATGAAGTTGTTCCCCTTCTTTCTCCGGAGGTGCGCCAGGAAACTCTCCGCCAGGTTAATGCACTCACCCTGCCAAAGGAATCAAGAAGGGAGAAGTCGTAAGCTCATGAATTTAGTCGCACTTTTTAAAGAAATCTGCTAAAAACGGCTTATATTAATATATATGCTAAAAAGAGGATGCATCATGACTTTACCCATACCATTGAAATCAAGGCTCTCACTCTATTCTCTACTCGCGACTTGTGCCCTCATATCTGGATTTAGCCTTCCCATAAAAGCAGAGGATAGCACCGCTGCCATTGGAGCCCTGAGTGCTCGAATTGAGGATTTGGAAAACCAGTTGTCAGGCGGCGCAAAAACAGATGATGCCAACCCAGGTTCCCAAGTGACAGGCGAAGACTTAAGAATCATGAAAGAAGAAATGCGCACTCTTCATGATGATATTAAACGCCTCCAAATGGAGAACGCGGATTTGCGCTCGGATCTCGCGTCTCAGAAGTCAGCACCTGCTGTTGAGCCTCATGGTGAACACCGGGATGTGCACCGAGATGACCCCCATGAGGAACACCGTGATGCAAAACCTATCAAAAGTCGAATTGAAAAGGACGCTGACCAGCCCTTTGCAGCCCCCTCCGCGGTTCCTTTAACAGATAAAGATGATGAAACCGAGTCCGTCTTAAAGCTTCTTGAACAATCCGCCCCAAGTGACGATGAGCACGATGGTCCCCTAAAGAAGAAACAGAAAAAAGATATAGAGGAGATTCGAGAAACAGCGACGAAACATGCTGAAGAAACGGCGCCTACCCTTTCCGCTGGAAATGCAGAGGCTCAATATAATGAAGCGTTTGCGCTCTATAATAGTGGTGCTTATAAGGAAGCGGAACGTGCCTTTAGTTACTTTATTAAAACCTACCCAAAAGACCCATTGGTTTCAAAGGCAATGTATTGGAAAGCTGAGTCATGCTTGAAACAAAGCAAACATAAAGAGGCAAAAATTCTTTTTGTGAACGCCTATAAAAAGAATCCGAAGGGACCAAAAGCGCCGGACTGTTTATTGAGGCTTGGAGAAGCTCTTGCCTTACAAGGGAAAAAGGATGATGCCTGTACAGCCTGGCGGAAATTACAAACGGACTTCCCTCATATAACCAGTGAAATGAAAACAGAATTGGGAGCGTTAAAGAAGAAGTATGAGTGTCAGGTAAAATCTGAAAAAGCACCAGCAGCTGCCTCAAATTCTTAACTCTGGAGCCTAAATAATATGCGCATTATCCGGGCCATGGCCACTGTCGGAGGATTTACCGGCGTCAGTCGTATTTTTGGGCTGATCCGGGAAAGTCTGATGTCGCATATTATCGGTGCAAGCCCCATTACGGACGCCTTTCTCGTTGCCTTTAAATTCCCTAATTTCTTTCGCCGCATCTTTGCGGAAGGAGCTTTTAACGCCTCCTTTGTCCCCCAATTTTCAGGACAACTTGCCAGTGAAGGTACTGAGTCTGCCAAACTTTTAGCCGAACGGGTGATGGCCGTTTTGGGCACAACGTTGATTTTGTTCGTGCTCTTTATTGTTGTGGCTACCCCTTGGGTCATGGGGGTCATAGCCCCTGGATTTTCGGGCGACCGCCTTGAAATGGCCATCACATTCACCCGAATCACTTTTCCGTATATTTTATTTATTTCCATATCCGCTCTTCTCAGTGGCGTATTGAATTCCCTAGACCGATTTGCTGCCGCTGCCGCTGCTCCCATCATCCTCAACATCATCATGATTGGGTCGATGATCATCTTTTCTTATGCGGACCTAGTCACTGGAAAGGCTTTATCTTGGGCTGTATTTTTGTCAGGTGTTTTGCAATTGGTTTGGCTCTATTGGGCAGTTTGGCGTACCGGATTTCGATTAAAAATTCGCCTGCCGCGCCTCACACCAGAGGTGCGAAAAGTCTTACGACTTATGGTTCCTGGGGCCATTGGCGCGGGCGTTATGAACATCAATTTACTGCTCGACATGGTGTTTGCCTCCCTTCTTCCCGCGGGCTCCATTTCCTTCCTTCATTATGCGGATCGGCTCAACCAACTTCCTCTGTCCCTCTTTGGTGTCGCCATGGGGACCGCGCTCCTGCCCTCTTTGTCCCGTCAGATTCGGCTTGGAGAATTTGAAAAAGCCCTTGTCAACCAAGGCATCGCCGTTGAAGTGTCCCTTCAACTAACGATACCGGCGGCCCTGGGGTTGGTCCTTCTCTCTTATCCAATTATTGATCTGATCTATGGTTTAGAAGGCGATCAAGTCACCGCAACAGCCGCGGCTCTTGCTGCATTTGCCACGGGTATTCCTGCGTATGTATTTAGCAAAGTTTTTGCAACCGGATTCTTCGCTCGCCAGGACACAAAGACACCCGTCAAAATTGCGGTCATCAGCATTGTTTGCAATCTCTTCCTCAACCTCATTCTCATGGGCCCCTTCTCTCATGTGGGCTTGGCGATGGCTACATCCATTGCCGCTTGGGTGAATGCGGGTCTTCTTCTCCTCGTTCTTCACCGCCGGGGGTGGTTTTCCCTCAACCGACAAATACAAATCACGGCCATGAAAGTTTTGATCTCAGCCGCAGCCATGGGCGGTGGGCTGATCCTCGCCCGTGATCGATGGCTCACCACCCTTCCCGATTCGCTTCTGCTGCAAATCACGGCTGTCCTAAGCATCATCATCTGCGGTATGGTTATTTTTGGTGGCATGGGACAATTGACGGGTGCGTTTAATCTGACCCATATTCGCCAGGCTTTACGACGTAATTAATTTGGCAAGGAGACAAAAATGAAACGGGTTCTTTCTGGCATTCGTCCCACAGGAGACATTCATTTAGGCAATTATCTCGGCGCTATCCGGAACTGGGTTGCCATGCAGCAGGAAATGGATGAGAACCTGTTTTGTATTGTGGACCTTCACGCTTTGACAACCCTCGAGGATGTTAAAAATCTCGTCGGGAATACCCGCATCATGGCCGCAGCCTACATTGCCAGCGGTATCAGTCCCGTGACATCTCATATTTTTGTGCAAAGTCATGTGCCCGCTCACACAGAGCTTGCGTGGATATTTGGCTGCATCACGCCCATGGGTTGGTTAAATCGGATGACTCAATATAAGGAGAAAGCCGGTAATCAACGAGATACCGCGTGTCTCGGGCTCCTCGCTTATCCTGTGCTCATGGCCGCCGATGTCCTTATATACAAAGCAACCCATGTGCCCGTTGGAGAAGATCAAAAGCAGCATGTTGAGCTGATGCGCGATATCGCTGGTATGTTCAATCGTGAGTTTAACAAAGAGGTATTTAAGCTGCCAGAGCCCCTCATTTTTGGCGCTGGAACACGCATCATGAGCCTTCGCGATGGCACCTCCAAAATGAGCAAATCGGATATTTCTGAGTACTCCCGCATCAATATGATGGATGATGCGGACACCCTGTCTTTAAAAATTCGCAAAGCCAAAACCGATGCAGATCCGCTCCCGGATTCTGCTAAGGCTCTTGAGGGACGCCCCGAAGCGACCAACCTCATTAATATCTATGCAGCTCTCATCAACCAAACGCCAGATCAAGTGTGTCAGACTTTTGCGGGGAGCACTTTCTCCACGTTCAAGAAAGAGTTGTCGGATTTACTAATCGCCCAAATTTTGCCCATTGGTCAAGAAATGCAGCGCCTCCTGAAAGATAAGGATGAGCTCGACAAGATCTTGG
The sequence above is a segment of the Alphaproteobacteria bacterium genome. Coding sequences within it:
- a CDS encoding MucR family transcriptional regulator gives rise to the protein MSEHQPIRLELLSLTAEIVAAHTSNNTVALTDLPTVIQQIFITLSNLSTDGVQGGLTTRPKPAVPINKSITDEYIVCLEDGKKLQMLKRHLKTVYNLSVEQYRERWGLPSDYPVVAPNYAKRRSEIAKSSGLGMSRHRRKKLKVVESVDNISQVA
- a CDS encoding DUF2062 domain-containing protein; the protein is MIHRFKRKLPSLKTLKQSKSLRKIKHRIERQELFHFNRHAVAGGVAIGLLINFLPLPFQMFWAALLAVFFSVNLPIAVALTWINNPFTAIAINYFMYKVGLMILSQPSQINSYPTFSWQQETFSAFFKDLMIWVGSLGKPYFVGVMVVSIGAALLGYCLTHILWGLKSIVTTKKVKRKAFASNKRR
- the rimI gene encoding ribosomal protein S18-alanine N-acetyltransferase produces the protein MFSIVPLSTEDGGKLEAIHATCFPDAWDRATFDQLLKEKTTCGWMAMAPNHTPVGFILARGLGEEGEILTFAVCPSSQRGGVGKHLLKELVGFLTSVGVQKIFLEVAQDNEAAIALYKSLKFTTVGTRRNYYQRADHTSVDAAVLAYINE
- the tsaB gene encoding tRNA (adenosine(37)-N6)-threonylcarbamoyltransferase complex dimerization subunit type 1 TsaB, which codes for MNTSLKDRHQSINILAFDTSGDEASLSVWARGTMRSLSLPFGTGSHSQAAQLLPSMKDLLNQASIDFQQLDVVATPRGPGSFTGIRLGLATAQGLLLSTKATSFAPTTFEILAFGAWREQLASYLVTIATKRDTFYVQGFDEMLNPLFPAIIKTEEEVQELLATKRDMQRIISLPTLSSHNLIHLYLHKLTTSQDPTLCITKELPALLAPYYLHNPEFVMQKLCSL
- the ddpX gene encoding D-alanyl-D-alanine dipeptidase, with translation MDPDQNSQGLISPLVEITEASHNILLELRYATENNVTGKRIYHDHRCFLHKDALVLFERALILAQQQGLTFKIFDAYRPPEVQQALWDHSPDPNYVTPPEKGSPHTRGIAIDLNLVDANGQELDMGTPFDDFTIQSHHGAAGLSAKVCANRYLLLGIMMSAGWDLFQNEWWHYQLFKAREYPLI
- the traD gene encoding conjugal transfer protein TraD → MATSERLKTIDSQINKLQSRKKKLEEKRKNQITTILNRCGANKMSDEVLAGAVLEAVRAFNQNDKRISTWQTEGSKILRPGRGKKKFI
- a CDS encoding sel1 repeat family protein codes for the protein MNNLKKFIGTTQSLLLIILLLVSMGLPTYASLHKGEYFIIHEKYEDAITTLEPFAAQNNPHALYLLSYIYLMPSSHHLNFQKGLALLEKAVSLNYAPAIDELAGLYLSGEGVEKNEEKALHYYLKGADAGYGPSQFNSGIMYKEGQGTATDPAKAYFYLCMASLNTSDLGDVTQDAAKYRDEVVPLLSPEVRQETLRQVNALTLPKESRREKS
- the ybgF gene encoding tol-pal system protein YbgF, with translation MTLPIPLKSRLSLYSLLATCALISGFSLPIKAEDSTAAIGALSARIEDLENQLSGGAKTDDANPGSQVTGEDLRIMKEEMRTLHDDIKRLQMENADLRSDLASQKSAPAVEPHGEHRDVHRDDPHEEHRDAKPIKSRIEKDADQPFAAPSAVPLTDKDDETESVLKLLEQSAPSDDEHDGPLKKKQKKDIEEIRETATKHAEETAPTLSAGNAEAQYNEAFALYNSGAYKEAERAFSYFIKTYPKDPLVSKAMYWKAESCLKQSKHKEAKILFVNAYKKNPKGPKAPDCLLRLGEALALQGKKDDACTAWRKLQTDFPHITSEMKTELGALKKKYECQVKSEKAPAAASNS
- the murJ gene encoding murein biosynthesis integral membrane protein MurJ translates to MRIIRAMATVGGFTGVSRIFGLIRESLMSHIIGASPITDAFLVAFKFPNFFRRIFAEGAFNASFVPQFSGQLASEGTESAKLLAERVMAVLGTTLILFVLFIVVATPWVMGVIAPGFSGDRLEMAITFTRITFPYILFISISALLSGVLNSLDRFAAAAAAPIILNIIMIGSMIIFSYADLVTGKALSWAVFLSGVLQLVWLYWAVWRTGFRLKIRLPRLTPEVRKVLRLMVPGAIGAGVMNINLLLDMVFASLLPAGSISFLHYADRLNQLPLSLFGVAMGTALLPSLSRQIRLGEFEKALVNQGIAVEVSLQLTIPAALGLVLLSYPIIDLIYGLEGDQVTATAAALAAFATGIPAYVFSKVFATGFFARQDTKTPVKIAVISIVCNLFLNLILMGPFSHVGLAMATSIAAWVNAGLLLLVLHRRGWFSLNRQIQITAMKVLISAAAMGGGLILARDRWLTTLPDSLLLQITAVLSIIICGMVIFGGMGQLTGAFNLTHIRQALRRN
- the trpS gene encoding tryptophan--tRNA ligase, which produces MKRVLSGIRPTGDIHLGNYLGAIRNWVAMQQEMDENLFCIVDLHALTTLEDVKNLVGNTRIMAAAYIASGISPVTSHIFVQSHVPAHTELAWIFGCITPMGWLNRMTQYKEKAGNQRDTACLGLLAYPVLMAADVLIYKATHVPVGEDQKQHVELMRDIAGMFNREFNKEVFKLPEPLIFGAGTRIMSLRDGTSKMSKSDISEYSRINMMDDADTLSLKIRKAKTDADPLPDSAKALEGRPEATNLINIYAALINQTPDQVCQTFAGSTFSTFKKELSDLLIAQILPIGQEMQRLLKDKDELDKILAKGAAHASALAEIHMKEVHEVVGLLKPMGV